From Pochonia chlamydosporia 170 chromosome Unknown PCv3seq00019, whole genome shotgun sequence:
AGTTTACGCAGTGCTTCTCGTGCTGCCACATTTTCTCGTTCTGCTGGATATTGATTCATGCAGCTGTCAAACAGTCGTGGGTTGGTGTCCACGAGAAATTCCATGACATAGTACATCTGGCGTTGGACCGCCCTAAATGGTGTTACTAGTGATCCAGCTGGCGACAGACGGGCCTGGTACCTGTTCCAATGGCAACTGAAGTTCCCGTACAGAGGGTCGAACATGATTGGTAGGATGACCTCTACATTTGGTCTTACGAGGTTGCGGAACTGCTCTGTATTCCAGAAGCTCAGTGCTTTCTCAGCCACCTGGGAATGAGGACTAGTGACAGATTTAGCAAATTGCCTGAAAAGAGGCTCCTGGACCTTCACAAATTCGGCACGATCTATGACTTCCAAGATGTCTTCGACCTCATATAAGAATATCACCTCCTTGGCACTGTCGACCTTTGGCCAGTAGTGCAACAGCCCCCGGACCACCTATGCTGGTTAGAGCGCGTAGCTAGGCGTAACATTGCCAACTAACCTCTTCAGTGACCGATGTATCCTTTTCTAGGAATTGCACGACGCAGGAAACAAGCTGCGGATGGTACTTACTAAGTATCGTAGGCTTGTGCAGTGGTAGCAAAACGCGGGTTAGGACGGTTTTATACTCCTCGTTCAAAGGCATGACGAGGTCGTATATGATGGTGCCAAGGATTTCGAGAAATTCAGCAACACCGTTGAACCTCTCGGATTCGTAGATAAACTGAAGGAGCAtctggttgatggattgTCGGATGAAGCATCGTAGGCTGAGGAACCTGTCATATATGCGATGGAGCGTGGCCTTTAACAAACCTCGCTCACGGGGATCTTCAGAATCAAAAAGTTGCAAGAGCTGGAGCACGAAGTTTTGGTCGATGTACGCCCTAGCCGTCTTGATGTCGAAATCATGACTCTCCATGACCCCCAGGAATAATTCATATACTGCCTTAATGTGTGGCCAAGCAACCTCCAGAGTTGGCTCGTCCTCAATATCGAAGAGTTCGGGCTGGCGGTATGTTGGTGGCTGTATTGTTCGAAAAACGTTTCTGCCGAACATGTCGACGACTTGCTTGTAGATGGAGTTTGCTAGGACATGCTCTTTGCTAGCAACGTGGTCCCTTAGCTCATACAAGGCAAGTCGCTTGATGTCtttggacttgacatcacaAGTTATATCGGTAAAGTCAAATATGACATTGCACTGGTCGATCTTTGCTTTGAACAGCGCCGGCCATTGGTTCGAGGACACCTCGTGGAAGCCTGGGAGCTTCCTGAGATCTTGCTGCATGGAGATGTCCACGTAGCTAAGGTGCCGTCACTTCCCCGTTGGGAGGGTATCGTGTCTCGAGACAGTACTCCTAGTGAATTAAAGGCGAACTGTGGGCAGCCTGCTACAACACTCAGCGGTGCCGTGTCCCTTAGCCGGCTTCGGCTGGCAAGTGCAACGATCAGGAGAGCGACAAGATCTTCGTTCTAGCCTATGTCGCCGTGCCGGCGACATAAAGCGGCCACGAGTTGGGTGTTGACGCTCGGATTGTCCGTTGGACAGAAGGAGCGAGAATTGGCGGAGATGTGGCGATGGGGGGGAGGATTTGCATTGGGCGTTTGGTGGCTGTCTCCTGTGCCAATAGTCCTGCTCCAAACACGCACCAATAGGAAACAAGCTGGATTCAGATTCCGTAGCGTGAACCTATACTTGGTAAACAGGCGTGCTAGATGTAATTTACACCGTATTATCACGGCTACAACTATCAAGGATGGTTGAAGCTGAAACGGCAAGATTTATTGGAAATCACCTTGCCACTCTGATGCTCTACAATTGACTGGTATGCCATACCTTAAGCCTCACATGGATGGTGGGTCTAACAGGCTGTCTGTGTTCCGTTGGCCGCATTTCATGCGAGGCATGCCAGTCATGGCCGACCTGAAACAAATCTAATAGTTATTCTGCTGCGAACACATAAACCAAATGTGTGAGAAACTCACTCCTCCTTCCATGCGAGCAATTATGGACTCCGTGTGGACCCTAAAGTGTCTTCGTCAATTTTGAAGCTGGGCAGAGACTGGTTATCTAAACCCCTTTCCCAAGAATTAACCATAATATCGGGAACTCCGAGACTGGCACGGGCGTACTTATTATTCAGCAGGCTATACACACCATATCCTATACATCGGATATAATCCAGAGCCTATTACGCCTGTCCGCCCCGGGGTAGGCCATGCGGGCTGCGTCTGTGGCGCCGCGCTAGGTCGATTCGCTTTCGGAAACCCGGATTCTTTCCTCACTTCTCATATGGGTTGCCAGGTGCTAAGCCCAGAAGGTCGTGAGGCCAGGGGGACCAAACTTTGGCCACGTCACCCGACAGGGCTAAATCGGGACTTTTCCTTGCTAGACAACAGGAAAAGTGGCCTGTCATCTTAGAAGTCTTCCCCCTGCTGTGCTTCACATTATGGGGGGGTGTGAGCTTGAGCCACCCCTGCACGTTGACGTCGCTGCAGTCTAATTTGTCCTAGTCGCAGCTGGAACTAGATCTCGACCCAAGCCATTGTAGATGATTCTCGGTGTCTCGTGGGCAGGTGAGCTGATTCAAGGGTGTTACAATAACCCTCCAAGGAACCATGTCCAGCCCTGTTCCAAATTGGCTAAATTTGCACAGCCGCAGCGGTTGGCAGCTGCCTATCTTGGTCAATCACGATGGTTGGCAAACATGAACTGTACCCTTGTCGCGAAATTACACTCGAACCACTACAGCACACAAGGTGCCACACAGACCTTCTGAGTTTCCCCGTCACGAAGTGTCGCTTACTCGCTTGAGGACGTAGTTCCATTACTGGCTAAGCGTTGTTGTCTCGGGGCCTTCAGGCCCATTCTCTACGAATATCGGGCACCCCGGAACACCCCACGTGGCTCAGACCAGGCCACGCCGCTAACTTATACTTCGACACGACGAAGACACAACGAAATTCGCAGCCACCCATGTTGTCAATCCCAATACTCCATCGCGGCTGGTTCCCGAGCCAAGCCGGGCTCATAATTCCCGCTGGTGTTTTCGGCTAATCAGCTCCAAAATCGTGTGGGATGGTTCATAGAAAGCAACCGTTGAGATCCTCAACCCTGGGACAGTTCTACTCTCCATTGTCCCAGGCTAGTCACCAGCCTCGCGGGTGGACGTTATGGAGTTTGCCACCGACTTATCTGACGCCGGTTCATCTACTATCCAACCGCTGCAGCGGACTTTCCTCGCACAAGATCGCCATATGCATTATACATCCGACGTCGCATGCAACATATCAGAATTGTAAAGTTGCGGGAGCATCTACGCTTTGTTTTGCAGGCAAGggagttgatggcaacaACAGTTCAGTGCTCGATTGCCACGTGTGTAGTTTCATACAGTTTCACATCGTGGCTATCCAGCACGGCCTTGGTTGGagtgtttgaagtcatggtttggGATGCGAGATTTTCAAGCCCAATAATTTAGCTCCAGCAGTTGAACAATGAGGTTCACGTGCAATATATGGGATGTATTGTCGTATTGCCACTATATTGGGTTCTTGgaaatacaatacaatataGATCAATGCCATACTGCGTAATACAATATGTCCCGCTTAGCAATACAATAATATTACGAGGCggtccatattgccaatattCGCATAGTTTgtattatttaccacactaATTTGCAGCCGCGCAACAAGACTTGAGTGCTCACTCAACTGAGACAGCATCATCTAACATTATCATATTCTGCGTGttttgaatgagcgacctgatcttgacgaTATAGACAGACTGCCAGACGACTGTGGGATTGCCAATGTGGTCCCAATTGTGGGCCCTACCGTCGATCCGGCCCGAATTGTCACCTCATGATCCCTGCGCCGATCCCACcttggtggcgttggcagGTTTCAAACAAAGTGGGGCATGGGACGAGTAATTGATGGCGCCAGCCTCCTCACGGGGAGACAAATGCCGCAATCCTTTCGATTTGCTGCGCCAGTTGGCATATGTGAGAACATTAACATCATGGTTGATCGACGTAGATTTACTTCTTGGACCGTGACATTTTGTGCACGACTCAAGGGCGCAAGTGCCTCACTTGGGGTTTCTCAAAACCAACCGTCCCCCCATGTCCAAAGTTGCACACGGGAGACGTGACATGGAAAATGTAGGATGATTGGGGAAATAGAGATACTCTATTAGATGCAACTTAATTGCGGAGATAATCTTAAAATATTGGGTTTGTGTGTATTGCGGTTTTCCAAATTCATGAGTTCTCCCACCAAAATACCAAGTTAATTCCGCCTTAATTATTGTTCCTTTATCCAACAAGCTGGCACCGATCCAAGAATATCGCAACACGTTATGGACCAGAGAACGCATGCGACCGCTTGGCGGCgctactcgtgccacgccccactttattggGAACTCGCAAgctcgcaccacctaaagatggtgctggccaccaaaataaccagaccaccaatATAACCAGAATTTCCAACCTCTGATGTATTTTCCACTATTCTGCCCACCAACTCTTGAAATTTTGGCTGGTCGTAATGGAGTCGCGTATTCAAGAGGCTCTTCAGTACTTTGAGGATTTTCCTGGCGCAAAAGTGGCCGCGGTTGCGCGGTTATTCCACGTGCCGCGTGGCCGACTGCGATATCGACTAGAAGGCCGGCAACCTAAGAAAGGCGCTGCCGGCCACAATACACTGCTGACGCGCCCAGAAGAGCTTGCAGTGTGTAGATACATTGACCGGCTTGACAATGTAGGCTTGGCTGTGCGCAAGGAATTTGTGCGGGACGCGGCGAATCTAATCCTGCGCGAGAGGTCTTCCAAGGCTAAGGCCGGCAATCCACCTGCAGTTGGCCAGCACTGGGTCTCTCGCTTCCTTACAAGGTACGGTTacgacagcaagaagcagaagacgCTGGATTCTAACCGCCAGGTTGCAGATGATATCGACAAGGTTAACCAGTACTTCCAACGGCTGGCGGGAGATTATTGAAACCCATGGCATCACCCCTGAAGACATCTGGAATATGGACGAGACTGGGTTCCAACTTGGCGTAGGAAAGGATCAGTTGATTGTGACTAAGCGAGAGCGAGCCCACTACTTTGCCATTCCTACGAACCGTGAATCAGCTACTGCTATAGAGGCTATCTCGGCAGCCGGGCGCCACTGCCCTGGTTTCCTCATCATGACTGGATCTAAGCACATGGCCCGTTGGTACGCAGAGTCTGTGGCCTTGGATGAAGATACTGCGCTGGGTGTTTCAGAGACTGGTTACTTGAATGACGAATTGAGTCTTGAATGGATTCGGCATTTTGACAAGCACACGGCATCAACAGCTAGAAGACTGAAGCGGTTGTTGATCCTGGATGGCCATGGCTCGCACCATACCAAGGAATTTATCGAGTACTgtgacaaccaccacatcatacCTTTTGGCTTACCGTCGCACTTGACACatattcttcagccactagATGTGTGCGTATTTCAGCCGCTAAAACATTACCATGCCAAGGCGCTGGATCTGGCAGTTCGCGACGGCTGCACTAACATCACCAAGCTAGAATTTTTGGCTTCTATTAAGGGATGTACGCAACCACACGCCTTCAAGCGTAGTACGATCTTCTCTGCATTTCAGAAAACTGGAATCTATCCATTCAATCCACATGTGGTCCTACAGGTCCGGAGTCTCGGCAACCACACACTCCTACGCCTGAGCCGCAGTTTCCAACAGGCATGGCTATATGAATATGCACGCCGATTTTCTTGTATTCATATTATATTCAACTTGTCCATCAAAATACATATTCATATAACATATTCATGCATATTCATATAAGGTAAGAGCTCACGTGATGTCACGCCATAGTATAGCTTGAGGCCTCTGAAATGCTCCCATTTGACATGCACGCTATCATATATCACCCTCTATGACCTCTGGGTCGCAGGGTAAGCCTATCCCACCCTCGGCAGAGGGTTTAATATGTCCCTCTCGCAACCAGTTGCCGATGCACTCAATCTTCTCAATGCTGTCAATCAGCAACCGTAACCTATCCCATCTAGCTGTGCGCCTAGCTCCCGAAAAGCTCcgctctggctctgctgaCTCTGCTGGTATGGAGAGGATATCGATAGCCATACGGCTAAGCCGTGGGTATGCCGTACGAACGTCGTCACTACACCACCATTGAAGGGGTGTAACACCCTCTGCGAGTGCGATAGGAGCCTCTGAGATAAAGCTATCAAAATCATCCTTGCCGCGTGCTTCCGCCATCGTCTTGTTTCGCAGCTCTAAGCGCATCTTCGAAAGCATTGTATCCTTTTTCCGCTTTAATAAAACAGGTGCTGCCAAGGATTGCTCCGAGAGCTGTACCTCGACATCGTGATTGTACTCTTCCTCCCAGAGACTGCGCGCGGCCGCAAGGGCGTCCTCGTGCCATTCCTCGGGCCAGCATTCTTCTATATAGTTCTTGCGTTTAGAAGgatcgaggaggagggctgCGGCGTATACGGGGACATCCTCAGTCATTgtgtaatacttgtcaagtATAAACCAGCACATATCAATGGAATGAACGATGCGATCATCGCGATTAATCAGCTGCAAGTAGTGAGCCTAATTATCTGATTAGAATGCCGTATCAACTAGAGATAAAATGGGAGGATGGACAAAATTAGCCATATACCTTCCACTTTTCGCAGTGCCCTAGGAGAAGGCCGAACAGCTCGAGGGATtgtgagattgaagccatATCGCCCTCAGCTTCTAACGTGGCCTCATGGAAAGGTTGAAGAAATTCTAGCGTTCTTTCTAGCATTTGCCAATCCCTGCTTGTAAGGGCGTTGCCTTCGAGATCACTATCATGATCAGCAGTAAACTGGATGATCTGTGCCTTCTTCTGTACCGTGATTGTGATAATTTTATACCACGAGGACCATCTGGTGATATTATCGATACCTAGTTGCTTGCCTACAGCATCGTACCCCTGATCATTGTGTAGAGCGGAGCTACGTATATAGACTGCAAGTGCATGAAGTTTTGCTAGGGCTGGAAtgccttgccagccagcgAAGCGCTCATCGTTGTTTCCGGCCTGCTGATGAGTTGTTGCGGCTCGCTTGCCTCTCACTTTTATTGACCTTCTGGCGGGCTGCTCCTCCCGCTCTTCCAgctgttgttcttgctgcgcCGTGGTATGGGATTGTTCCACAATCTGCGCCGAACCCAGCTCATGTAGGTGCTGCGAGAACTCCTCTAGCATAGTCGAACCGGGCTCATCAGCAGTAGCTTCGAGTGCAGCTCTCAGAGCTTCTTTTGAGCGAGCTAGAAGGAATGCTTGTAAGGCGAGATTGATGATATGGCCAATACAGCGAATTCTGCGGCGTTTGTGAGGGTAATTGACCTAAGGCATAATTCAGTAAATTTAGTATGGGCTACAGAAGCATTTGCGACGAAGCCTCTTCAGGTTAGAGTTAAGCTTACACCTGATTCCGCTTTTAAGACCTTTGCTAGCTCCTCTAAACAAGTGTCGTTTGACGCTGCATTATCGCCTACATAATAGCCGAGATTGGGAGCAGAAATATTGAACCCGCGTAGCGTACCAGCAATCAACGTAGCCTGCGTAGCACCAGAATGGCTATATCTGCACTCTGGCAGTCCTAGTAGTGCTTTCTGAAGcttgaagtcgtcatcgACCCATTGAGCGCATATAGCAGGCACGCCTTTGCGATGTGGCGATGTCCAGAGATCGG
This genomic window contains:
- a CDS encoding serine/threonine protein phosphatase 2A (similar to Cordyceps militaris CM01 XP_006673096.1); the encoded protein is MQQDLRKLPGFHEVSSNQWPALFKAKIDQCNVIFDFTDITCDVKSKDIKRLALYELRDHVASKEHVLANSIYKQVVDMFGRNVFRTIQPPTYRQPELFDIEDEPTLEVAWPHIKAVYELFLGVMESHDFDIKTARAYIDQNFVLQLLQLFDSEDPRERGLLKATLHRIYDRFLSLRCFIRQSINQMLLQFIYESERFNGVAEFLEILGTIIYDLVMPLNEEYKTVLTRVLLPLHKPTILSKYHPQLVSCVVQFLEKDTSVTEEVVRGLLHYWPKVDSAKEVIFLYEVEDILEVIDRAEFVKVQEPLFRQFAKSVTSPHSQVAEKALSFWNTEQFRNLVRPNVEVILPIMFDPLYGNFSCHWNRYQARLSPAGSLVTPFRAVQRQMYYVMEFLVDTNPRLFDSCMNQYPAERENVAAREALRKLRWAGLQEKANQRISASTAQSHLLESSTEEQ